One genomic region from Pyxicephalus adspersus chromosome 1, UCB_Pads_2.0, whole genome shotgun sequence encodes:
- the HMGB1 gene encoding high mobility group protein B1 yields MGKGDPKKPRGKMSSYAYFVQTCREEHKKKHPDASVNFAEFSKKCSERWKTMSAKEKGKFEDLAKTDKARYEREMKSYIPPKGESKKKFKDPNAPKRPPSAFFLFCSEFRPKIKGEHPGLTIGDVAKKLGEMWNNTASEDKLPYEKKAAKLKEKYEKDVAAYRAKGKPEAPKKAPAKPEKSKKQDDDDDDDEDEDDEEDEEEEDDEEDDE; encoded by the exons ATGGGGAAAGGTGATCCTAAGAAACCAAGAGGAAAGATGTCCTCCTATGCTTACTTTGTGCAAACTTGCAGAGAAGAGCACAAGAAAAAGCACCCAGATGCATCTGTAAACTTTGCAGAGTTTTCCAAGAAGTGCTCAGAACGATGGAAG actATGTCCGCTAAGGAAAAGGGCAAGTTTGAAGATTTGGCAAAAACAGATAAAGCCCGTTATGAAAGAGAAATGAAATCTTACATACCACCCAAAGGAGAATCAAAAAAGAAGTTCAAGGACCCAAATGCACCAAAGAGACCACC atcgGCTTTCTTCCTGTTCTGTTCCGAGTTCCGTCCTAAAATTAAAGGCGAGCACCCAGGTCTGACCATTGGAGATGTGGCAAAAAAACTGGGAGAGATGTGGAACAATACTGCATCCGAAGACAAGTTGCCTTATGAAAAGAAAGCTGCCAAACTGAAGGAGAAGTATGAAAAG GATGTTGCAGCATATCGGGCCAAAGGAAAGCCTGAGGCACCCAAAAAGGCTCCTGCTAAACCCGAAAAGAGTAAGAAacaagatgatgatgatgatgacgacgaAGATGAGGACGACGAGGAGgatgaggaagaagaagatgatgagGAAGATGATGAATAA